In the Penaeus chinensis breed Huanghai No. 1 chromosome 31, ASM1920278v2, whole genome shotgun sequence genome, one interval contains:
- the LOC125041766 gene encoding uncharacterized protein LOC125041766: MEGNVAGSCLCKGVQYYVPNKPLQWFRCHCSMCRKAIGSEHCTFIAVNDTNLEFKSKKTLKEFQSSEHVVRSFCSTCGCSISMKYDSEVDLIWFNAATLDVELPVVDPHQVYLKDKVPYLDIMSKAPSAIDQSMSADKDV, translated from the coding sequence ATGGAAGGAAATGTTGCAGGATCTTGTCTTTGCAAAGGAGTCCAGTATTATGTTCCCAACAAGCCTTTACAGTGGTTTCGGTGCCATTGCTCTATGTGCAGGAAGGCCATTGGTTCAGAACACTGCACTTTCATAGCTGTGAATGATACAAACCTTGAGTTCAAAAGCAAGAAAACCCTCAAGGAATTCCAGAGCTCAGAGCATGTAGTGAGGTCTTTCTGCAGTACTTGTGGATGTTCAATCAGTATGAAGTATGACAGTGAAGTAGATTTGATTTGGTTTAATGCTGCAACTTTAGATGTAGAGCTACCAGTAGTTGACCCTCACCAAGTTTATCTCAAGGATAAAGTCCCTTACCTGGACATCATGTCTAAGGCACCAAGTGCTATTGACCAGTCAATGTCTGCAGACAAAGATGTGTAA